In one Bradyrhizobium sp. 4 genomic region, the following are encoded:
- a CDS encoding Na/Pi cotransporter family protein, giving the protein MGTLVLLDLMGGVALLLWGLHMVHSGILRAFGPDLRRLLGKALGNRFNAFAAGLGLTALLQSSTATALLTSSFAAEGLLSLVTALAIMLGANVGTTLIVQVLSFNIAAVAPVLFVLGLVAFRVGPRSRIKDVGRVLIGLGLMLLSLHILLDTLAPAENAPGVRVVMSSITGDPVLCIVIAALVTWAVHSSVASVLLIMSLAYSQFISPYAALALVLGANLGSAINPVFEGAKRDDPASYRLPVGNLVNRVIGIALVLPFQGPIAEHMHAWQPDLARMTAAFHIAFNVGTAIIFIGLLDTMSRLLTRLLPDRVQEADPARPRYLDETALESPSLALADAGRETLRMGDLVEIMLRKVMAAMMSGDRALVDQVSKMDNIVDGLDEAIKLYVTKLMRGSLDESEGRRAMEIISFAINLEHIGDIIDKSLSELATKKIKRRFQFSPEGAEELAAFHKRTMDSLRIAFGVFMSGDANEARKLLVEKTALRNTELAAVERHLDRLREGRPETIETTSLHLDVLRDLRRIHSHICSVAYPVLDAAGEPHRRTETETAALPATGAASALPR; this is encoded by the coding sequence ATGGGAACGTTGGTACTGCTCGATCTGATGGGCGGCGTGGCGCTGTTGCTGTGGGGCCTGCACATGGTCCACAGCGGGATTCTGCGCGCCTTTGGCCCCGACCTGCGACGGCTGCTCGGCAAGGCGCTTGGCAATCGCTTCAACGCGTTTGCCGCCGGTCTCGGGCTGACAGCGCTGCTCCAGAGCAGCACGGCGACCGCGCTGCTCACGAGCTCGTTCGCAGCCGAAGGCCTGCTCAGCCTGGTCACCGCGCTCGCCATCATGCTCGGCGCCAATGTCGGCACGACGTTGATCGTGCAGGTGCTGTCGTTCAACATCGCCGCCGTCGCGCCGGTCTTGTTCGTGCTCGGACTGGTCGCCTTCCGCGTGGGTCCGCGCTCGCGGATCAAGGACGTCGGCCGTGTCTTGATCGGTCTCGGACTGATGCTGCTGTCGCTGCACATCCTGCTCGACACGCTGGCGCCGGCCGAGAACGCACCGGGCGTCCGCGTCGTGATGTCCTCCATCACGGGCGATCCCGTTCTGTGCATCGTGATCGCGGCGCTCGTCACCTGGGCGGTGCATTCGAGCGTCGCCAGCGTGCTGCTGATCATGTCACTCGCCTATTCGCAGTTCATCTCGCCTTACGCGGCGCTCGCACTGGTGCTTGGCGCCAATCTCGGCAGCGCCATCAATCCCGTGTTCGAAGGCGCCAAGCGTGACGATCCCGCCAGCTATCGCCTGCCGGTGGGCAATCTCGTCAATCGCGTGATCGGGATCGCCCTGGTCCTACCCTTCCAGGGCCCGATCGCCGAGCACATGCACGCCTGGCAGCCGGATCTCGCCAGGATGACTGCGGCGTTCCATATCGCCTTCAACGTCGGCACCGCCATCATCTTCATCGGCCTGCTCGACACCATGTCGCGCCTGTTGACCCGGCTCCTGCCCGATCGTGTGCAGGAGGCCGATCCGGCCCGGCCGCGCTATCTCGACGAGACAGCGCTAGAATCGCCGTCGCTGGCGCTGGCCGATGCCGGCCGCGAAACCCTGCGCATGGGCGATCTCGTCGAGATCATGCTGCGCAAGGTGATGGCGGCGATGATGAGCGGCGACCGCGCGCTGGTCGACCAGGTCTCGAAGATGGACAACATCGTCGACGGCCTCGACGAAGCCATCAAGCTCTACGTGACGAAACTCATGCGGGGCAGCCTCGACGAGAGCGAGGGCCGGCGCGCGATGGAGATCATTTCCTTCGCCATCAATCTGGAACATATCGGCGATATCATCGACAAGAGCCTGAGCGAGCTCGCGACCAAGAAGATCAAGCGTCGCTTCCAGTTCTCGCCCGAGGGCGCCGAGGAGCTCGCCGCCTTCCACAAGCGCACGATGGATTCGCTGCGCATCGCCTTCGGCGTCTTCATGTCGGGCGACGCCAACGAGGCACGCAAGCTGCTGGTGGAGAAAACGGCACTGCGCAATACCGAGCTTGCCGCCGTCGAGCGCCACCTCGACCGCCTGCGCGAGGGCCGTCCCGAGACCATCGAAACCACGTCGCTGCATCTCGACGTGCTGCGGGACCTGCGCCGCATCCACTCGCATATCTGCTCGGTCGCCTATCCCGTGCTCGACGCGGCCGGCGAGCCCCATCGCAGAACCGAGACGGAGACCGCTGCCCTGCCTGCGACAGGCGCGGCGTCAGCGCTGCCGCGCTAG
- the metC gene encoding cystathionine beta-lyase translates to MDSSHPSEQHAETRLVTSGRDTKAQKGFVNPPVFHGSTVLYPTAEDLHAHRGEFQYGRHGTPTTRAFQETLMALEGPQCAGVGIVPSGLSAISTTLLSVLKAGDHILVCDNVYRPSRNFCNGMLTRYGVETTYFDPMIGAGIDKLFRPNTCAVLVEAPGSQSFEMPDIRAIAEVAHGRGALVIDDNTWATPLYHRSLEQGVDISMQAATKYIGGHSDIMFGTISANAKAWPQIAEGIRLLGVCAGPDDVFLALRGLRTLSVRLAQHHRSGLDMAHWLASRPEVARVLHPALETDPGYAIWKRDFTGASGLFSIVLKPAPQKAVDTMLDTLKLFGMGFSWGGFESLVIPFDCDAYRTATKWAPGGPTLRLHIGLESVDDLKADLDRGFAALKAAM, encoded by the coding sequence ATGGATTCCTCACACCCCTCCGAGCAGCACGCCGAGACCCGACTGGTCACCTCCGGCCGCGACACCAAGGCGCAGAAGGGGTTCGTCAACCCGCCCGTCTTCCACGGCTCGACCGTGCTCTATCCGACCGCCGAGGACCTGCACGCCCATCGCGGCGAGTTCCAGTACGGCCGGCACGGCACGCCGACGACCCGTGCGTTCCAGGAGACCCTGATGGCGCTGGAGGGGCCGCAATGCGCCGGCGTCGGCATCGTGCCGTCGGGGCTGTCGGCGATCTCGACCACCCTGCTCTCGGTGCTGAAGGCCGGCGACCACATCCTGGTCTGCGACAACGTCTATCGGCCCTCGCGCAATTTCTGCAACGGCATGCTCACCCGCTACGGCGTCGAGACCACCTACTTCGATCCGATGATCGGCGCCGGCATCGACAAGCTGTTCAGGCCCAACACATGCGCCGTTCTGGTCGAGGCGCCCGGCTCGCAGTCGTTCGAGATGCCGGACATCCGCGCCATCGCCGAGGTCGCGCATGGGCGCGGCGCGCTCGTCATCGACGACAACACCTGGGCCACGCCGCTCTATCACCGCTCGCTCGAACAGGGCGTCGACATCAGCATGCAGGCCGCCACCAAATATATCGGCGGCCATTCCGACATCATGTTCGGCACCATCTCGGCTAATGCCAAGGCCTGGCCGCAGATCGCCGAAGGCATCCGCCTGCTCGGCGTTTGCGCCGGTCCCGATGACGTTTTCCTGGCACTGCGCGGCCTGCGCACGCTATCGGTGCGGCTGGCGCAGCATCATCGCTCCGGGCTCGACATGGCGCACTGGCTTGCGAGCCGTCCCGAGGTCGCGCGCGTGCTGCATCCGGCGCTCGAGACCGATCCGGGCTATGCCATCTGGAAGCGCGACTTCACGGGCGCGTCGGGCCTGTTCAGCATCGTCCTGAAGCCGGCGCCGCAGAAGGCGGTCGACACCATGCTCGATACGCTCAAACTGTTCGGCATGGGTTTCTCCTGGGGCGGCTTCGAGAGCCTGGTGATTCCCTTCGATTGCGACGCCTATCGCACTGCGACCAAGTGGGCGCCGGGCGGCCCCACGCTGCGTCTGCATATCGGGCTCGAAAGCGTCGACGACCTCAAGGCCGACCTCGATCGCGGCTTCGCTGCCCTCAAGGCAGCAATGTGA
- a CDS encoding amino acid ABC transporter substrate-binding protein, whose protein sequence is MKRVTLALTLALAAGLTAQAAHAQTLKTVKDRGMLSCGVSQGLPGFSSPDDKGNWTGLDVDVCRAIAGAIFNDPTKVKYVPLSAKDRFTALQSGEVDVLSRNTTWTISRDTSLGANFTGVTYYDGQGFMVKKSLKVNSALELNSASVCVQTGTTTEQNLADYFKANNMKYEVIAFGTNDETVKAYEAGRCDVFTTDQSGLYANRLKLANPGDHMVLPEIISKEPLGPMVRHGDDQWFDIVKWTLFAMITAEELGVTAKNVDEKTKQENPELKRVLGTDGNFGEQLGLSKDWVVRIVKAVGNYGEVFDRNVGAGSPLGISRGLNNLWNKGGLQYAPPIR, encoded by the coding sequence ATGAAACGCGTAACCCTGGCTCTCACTCTCGCTCTCGCCGCCGGCCTGACTGCCCAAGCCGCCCATGCGCAAACGCTCAAGACCGTCAAGGACCGGGGCATGCTGTCCTGCGGTGTCAGTCAGGGTCTGCCCGGCTTCTCCTCGCCGGACGACAAGGGCAACTGGACCGGGCTTGACGTCGATGTTTGCCGCGCGATCGCCGGGGCGATCTTCAACGATCCGACCAAGGTCAAATACGTGCCGCTCTCCGCCAAGGACCGCTTCACGGCGCTGCAATCCGGCGAAGTCGACGTGCTGTCGCGCAACACCACCTGGACCATCTCGCGCGATACCTCGCTCGGCGCCAACTTCACCGGCGTGACTTATTATGACGGGCAAGGTTTCATGGTGAAGAAGTCGCTCAAGGTGAACTCGGCGCTCGAGCTCAACAGCGCCTCGGTCTGCGTCCAGACCGGCACCACCACCGAGCAGAATCTCGCCGACTACTTCAAGGCCAACAACATGAAGTACGAGGTGATCGCGTTCGGCACCAACGACGAAACGGTCAAGGCCTACGAGGCAGGGCGCTGCGACGTCTTCACCACCGACCAGTCGGGCCTGTACGCCAACCGCCTGAAGCTTGCCAATCCCGGCGATCACATGGTGCTGCCGGAAATCATCTCGAAGGAGCCGCTCGGACCAATGGTGCGCCACGGCGACGACCAATGGTTCGACATCGTGAAATGGACGCTGTTTGCCATGATCACCGCCGAAGAGCTCGGCGTGACCGCGAAGAACGTCGACGAGAAGACGAAACAGGAAAATCCGGAGTTGAAGCGCGTCCTCGGTACCGACGGCAATTTCGGTGAACAGCTCGGCCTGAGCAAGGACTGGGTGGTGCGCATCGTGAAGGCCGTCGGCAATTACGGCGAGGTGTTCGACCGCAACGTCGGCGCAGGCTCGCCGCTTGGTATCAGTCGGGGTCTCAACAATCTCTGGAACAAGGGCGGTCTCCAGTACGCGCCGCCGATCCGCTGA
- a CDS encoding ABC transporter permease subunit (The N-terminal region of this protein, as described by TIGR01726, is a three transmembrane segment that identifies a subfamily of ABC transporter permease subunits, which specificities that include histidine, arginine, glutamine, glutamate, L-cystine (sic), the opines (in Agrobacterium) octopine and nopaline, etc.), whose product MSIEARKPPPQIALKIRRVLGGKTGWNGIAVQFAFAAVLGWIAYEIVSNARANLENQHIAAGFGFLANNAGFDVNQTLISYTGSDTFLRVFLVGLLNTLVVSVVGIVFATVIGFIVALCRLSPNWLLARIGEIYVEIIRNLPVLFQILFWYLAVLAALPNPRQSISLLGIAFVSNRGLVIPRPIGESGFEAFLVVLALGIVASVALRIHARRALFQRGQVIRIWPYVLGLLFGLPLVTMLVAGLPFTFELPQLKGFNFAGGSRIIPEFVALTLALSTYTAAFIAEIVRAGILSVHSGQMEAGSSLGLSRGTTLRLVVVPQAMRVIVPPLTNQYLNLTKNSSLAVAIGYPDLVSVFAGTSLSQTGQAIEIIAMTMGVYLLISLITSAVMSVYGWRISRSLGA is encoded by the coding sequence ATGAGCATCGAGGCTCGCAAACCCCCGCCCCAGATCGCGCTGAAGATCAGGCGCGTGCTGGGAGGCAAGACAGGCTGGAACGGCATCGCCGTCCAGTTTGCCTTCGCTGCGGTCCTGGGCTGGATTGCCTATGAAATCGTCTCCAACGCCCGCGCCAACCTCGAGAACCAGCACATTGCGGCCGGCTTCGGCTTCCTCGCGAACAACGCCGGTTTCGACGTCAATCAGACGCTGATCTCGTATACCGGCTCAGACACGTTCCTGCGCGTATTCCTGGTCGGGCTCCTCAACACGCTCGTGGTCTCGGTGGTGGGCATCGTGTTCGCCACCGTGATCGGCTTCATTGTCGCGCTGTGCCGGCTGTCGCCCAACTGGCTGCTCGCGCGCATTGGCGAAATCTATGTCGAGATCATCCGCAACCTACCGGTGCTGTTTCAGATCCTGTTCTGGTACCTGGCGGTGCTCGCGGCCTTGCCCAATCCACGACAAAGCATTTCGCTGCTCGGCATCGCTTTCGTCAGCAATCGCGGTCTCGTCATTCCCCGCCCGATCGGCGAGAGCGGATTCGAGGCGTTTCTTGTGGTGCTGGCGCTCGGCATCGTGGCTTCGGTGGCGCTGCGCATCCATGCGCGCCGGGCGCTGTTCCAGCGCGGTCAGGTGATCCGGATCTGGCCCTATGTGCTGGGGCTGCTGTTCGGACTGCCGCTCGTCACCATGCTGGTAGCGGGTCTGCCCTTCACCTTCGAGCTGCCGCAGCTCAAGGGCTTCAATTTCGCCGGCGGCTCGCGCATCATCCCGGAGTTCGTGGCGCTCACGTTGGCCTTGTCGACCTATACGGCCGCCTTCATCGCCGAGATCGTGCGCGCGGGCATCCTCTCCGTCCACAGCGGACAGATGGAGGCGGGATCGTCGCTGGGCCTGAGCCGCGGCACTACGCTGCGCTTGGTCGTCGTGCCGCAGGCGATGCGCGTCATCGTTCCGCCGCTGACCAACCAGTACCTCAACCTCACCAAGAATTCGTCGCTGGCCGTCGCGATCGGCTATCCCGACCTCGTCTCCGTGTTCGCCGGCACGTCGCTGAGTCAGACCGGGCAGGCCATCGAGATCATCGCCATGACGATGGGCGTCTATCTCCTGATCTCGCTGATCACCAGCGCCGTCATGAGCGTCTACGGTTGGCGCATCAGCCGGAGTCTCGGCGCATGA
- a CDS encoding amino acid ABC transporter permease — protein sequence MSDISSSSFVRQDLLDERPAPVKTTGFVGLVRTRLFNSPTNILLTMVGALLLWFTVIPSVKFLMVDAVWTGKDRTACLAENAGFAVGACWPYIQAKLPQLIYGFYPEAERWRVDLTLVLSVILLVPLLIPRLPSKGLNAGLFFFAFPVVAFFLLHGGGIKGFGLSWTADLLQLFDDSIIGAGQALLSLGKTSSAAPVLWVVGNVIVLVGNLIYWLIFPLTWLRDQLHGTGQSIWADFAITAAIVSLIAFVLGGGLRTGGRALTSSIATFVAIAIVIKLMGLDHGGLPIVQTNLWGGLLVTLVVSVTGIVTSLPIGIALALGRRSTIPLIRIFSIAFIEFWRGVPLITVLFFATYMLPLFLPGNFTVDGLVRALIGISLFTGAYQAENVRGGLAAIPRGQGEAAAALGLSWWKTTSLIVLPQALRHVIPNLVNSFISLFKDTSLVSIVALFDLLGSLRASFSDPKWSSPSTAFTGFAFAGIIYFIFCFGMSRYSLFVEHRLNAHRRN from the coding sequence ATGAGCGATATCAGCTCGTCCAGTTTCGTCCGCCAGGATCTTCTCGATGAGCGTCCCGCGCCGGTGAAGACCACGGGCTTCGTCGGCCTGGTACGGACGCGCCTGTTCAACTCGCCGACCAACATCCTGCTCACGATGGTCGGCGCCTTGCTGCTGTGGTTCACCGTCATTCCTTCCGTCAAATTCCTGATGGTCGACGCAGTCTGGACCGGCAAGGATCGCACCGCCTGCCTCGCCGAGAACGCCGGCTTTGCGGTCGGTGCCTGCTGGCCCTACATCCAGGCCAAGCTGCCGCAACTGATCTACGGCTTCTACCCCGAAGCCGAACGCTGGCGGGTCGACCTCACGCTCGTCCTGTCAGTGATTCTGTTGGTGCCGTTGCTCATTCCGCGGCTGCCCTCGAAAGGATTGAACGCAGGCCTGTTCTTTTTTGCGTTTCCAGTGGTTGCATTCTTTCTGCTGCATGGCGGCGGCATCAAGGGATTTGGCCTGAGCTGGACCGCTGACCTGCTGCAATTATTCGACGACAGCATCATCGGCGCCGGGCAGGCTCTGCTCAGTCTCGGCAAGACGTCCTCTGCCGCACCGGTGTTGTGGGTCGTCGGCAATGTCATCGTGCTCGTGGGTAACCTGATCTACTGGCTGATCTTTCCGCTGACCTGGCTGCGAGATCAGCTGCACGGGACAGGCCAGTCGATCTGGGCCGATTTCGCCATCACCGCCGCGATCGTCTCCCTGATCGCCTTCGTTCTCGGCGGCGGCCTCCGCACCGGGGGGCGGGCCCTGACGTCCAGCATCGCCACCTTCGTCGCCATCGCAATCGTGATCAAGCTGATGGGGCTCGATCACGGCGGACTGCCGATCGTGCAGACCAACCTGTGGGGCGGGCTTCTGGTGACGCTGGTGGTCTCTGTTACCGGCATTGTCACCTCGCTGCCGATCGGCATTGCGCTGGCGCTTGGCCGCCGCTCGACCATTCCGCTGATCCGGATCTTCTCGATAGCCTTCATCGAGTTCTGGCGCGGCGTGCCGCTGATCACCGTCCTGTTCTTCGCCACTTACATGCTGCCGCTGTTTCTCCCGGGCAATTTCACGGTCGACGGGTTGGTGCGTGCGCTGATTGGAATTTCGCTGTTCACCGGCGCCTATCAGGCCGAGAACGTCCGCGGCGGGCTGGCCGCCATCCCGCGCGGGCAGGGCGAGGCGGCCGCGGCATTGGGGCTGTCCTGGTGGAAGACGACCTCGCTGATCGTTCTGCCGCAGGCGCTGCGCCACGTCATTCCGAACCTCGTCAACAGCTTCATCTCGCTGTTCAAGGACACATCGCTGGTCTCGATCGTGGCGCTGTTTGATCTCTTGGGCTCGCTGCGGGCGTCGTTCTCGGATCCTAAATGGTCGTCGCCGTCGACCGCGTTCACCGGGTTCGCCTTCGCCGGGATCATCTACTTCATCTTCTGCTTTGGAATGTCGCGCTACTCGCTCTTCGTCGAGCACCGCCTCAACGCTCACCGCCGCAACTGA